A window from Micromonospora terminaliae encodes these proteins:
- a CDS encoding aminoglycoside phosphotransferase family protein — protein MHRDEVRTDTALVRRLVAGQFPQWADRTVTPVPSGGTSNAIYRLGDELAIRLPRIPDAVDQVVFEHEWLPVLARHLPVAVPQPCAVGRPADGYPWPWAVYRWVDGGHPTGGNTDPRGFAADLGAAVAGLRRADTTGARAGYRSGPLSGRDAYLREWTEAARGLVDTDAVLAVWEDALAAPAWEGPPVWTHGDLLAGNVLVRDGRLCALIDFGAAGVGDPACDAMAAWTLLDSGSREIFRETAGFDDATWARGKGWALTFISALTYYRETNPTMYAVAERAVGAVLSDRS, from the coding sequence GTGCACAGGGACGAGGTACGCACGGACACCGCCCTGGTCCGGCGCCTGGTCGCGGGGCAGTTTCCGCAGTGGGCGGACCGGACGGTCACGCCGGTGCCCTCCGGCGGTACGAGCAATGCGATCTACCGGCTCGGCGACGAACTCGCGATCCGGCTGCCCCGGATCCCGGACGCGGTCGACCAGGTCGTCTTCGAGCACGAGTGGCTGCCCGTCCTGGCGAGGCACCTGCCGGTGGCGGTGCCGCAGCCGTGCGCCGTCGGCCGGCCGGCCGACGGGTATCCGTGGCCGTGGGCGGTCTACCGGTGGGTCGACGGCGGCCACCCGACCGGGGGCAACACCGATCCGCGCGGCTTCGCCGCCGACCTCGGCGCGGCGGTCGCCGGCCTCCGTCGTGCGGACACCACCGGTGCCCGTGCCGGCTACCGCAGCGGTCCGCTGAGCGGCCGTGACGCATATCTGCGGGAGTGGACCGAGGCCGCCCGCGGCCTCGTCGACACCGACGCCGTCCTGGCCGTCTGGGAGGACGCGCTCGCCGCGCCGGCCTGGGAGGGCCCGCCCGTCTGGACCCACGGTGACCTGCTGGCGGGCAACGTGCTGGTCCGGGACGGCCGCCTCTGCGCGTTGATCGACTTCGGCGCGGCGGGCGTCGGCGACCCGGCCTGCGACGCGATGGCGGCGTGGACCCTCCTCGACTCCGGCTCGCGCGAGATCTTCCGCGAGACGGCCGGGTTCGACGACGCGACCTGGGCGCGCGGCAAGGGCTGGGCGCTGACCTTCATCAGCGCGCTGACCTACTACCGCGAAACGAACCCCACGATGTACGCCGTCGCCGAGCGGGCCGTGGGAGCCGTCCTCTCCGACCGCAGCTGA
- a CDS encoding VOC family protein — protein MTCQLFAVSFDAIDPARLARFWSGLLGRELADDPEDGFVLLPAEGTGFRIRFLPTQRPKVGQNRAHFDLTSTSLEDQQRTVARALELGGRHIDVGQDPDDDHVVLADPEGNEFCVVGPDNRFLAGCGVVGAVSCDGSQAVGYFWSEALEWPLVWDQDEETAIQSPLGGSKVSWGGPPFMPITGKQRLHFDLAPPAGGDQQAEVDRLVALGAKRIDIGQGDVGWVVLADPDGNEFCVLTPR, from the coding sequence ATGACCTGTCAACTGTTCGCCGTGAGCTTCGACGCGATCGACCCCGCGCGTCTCGCCCGGTTCTGGTCCGGGCTCCTCGGCCGGGAGCTGGCCGACGATCCGGAGGACGGCTTCGTGCTGCTGCCCGCCGAGGGCACGGGGTTCCGGATCCGCTTCCTGCCGACGCAGCGACCGAAGGTCGGCCAGAACCGGGCGCACTTCGACCTGACCAGCACGTCGCTGGAGGACCAGCAGCGGACGGTGGCCCGGGCGCTCGAACTCGGCGGACGGCACATCGACGTCGGCCAGGATCCGGACGACGACCACGTGGTGCTCGCCGACCCGGAGGGCAACGAGTTCTGCGTCGTCGGTCCGGACAACCGGTTCCTCGCCGGCTGCGGGGTCGTCGGCGCGGTGTCCTGCGACGGTTCGCAGGCGGTCGGCTACTTCTGGAGCGAGGCGCTGGAGTGGCCGCTGGTCTGGGACCAGGACGAGGAGACCGCGATCCAGTCACCGCTCGGCGGCTCGAAGGTCAGCTGGGGTGGCCCGCCCTTCATGCCGATCACCGGCAAGCAGCGACTGCACTTCGACCTGGCGCCGCCGGCCGGCGGGGACCAGCAGGCCGAGGTGGACCGGCTGGTCGCCCTCGGCGCGAAGCGGATCGACATCGGCCAGGGCGACGTCGGCTGGGTGGTGCTGGCCGACCCCGACGGCAACGAGTTCTGTGTGCTGACGCCCCGATAG
- a CDS encoding arsenate reductase ArsC — translation MSDKPSVLFVCVHNAGRSQMAAGWLRHLAGDAVEVRSAGSEPADRINPVAVEAMREVGIDITDATPARLTWDTAEASDVIVTMGCGDACPVFPGKRYEDWSLTDPAGQPLEVVRRVRDDIRARVEELVGGLQRR, via the coding sequence ATGAGTGACAAGCCCAGCGTGCTGTTCGTGTGCGTCCACAACGCCGGCCGCTCCCAGATGGCCGCCGGCTGGCTTCGCCACCTCGCTGGCGACGCCGTCGAGGTCCGCTCCGCGGGCAGCGAACCCGCCGACCGGATCAACCCCGTGGCCGTCGAGGCCATGCGCGAGGTCGGCATCGACATCACCGACGCGACCCCGGCCCGGCTCACCTGGGACACCGCCGAAGCCAGCGACGTCATCGTCACCATGGGCTGCGGCGACGCCTGCCCCGTCTTCCCCGGCAAGCGGTACGAGGACTGGTCGCTCACGGATCCCGCCGGGCAGCCCCTCGAGGTGGTCCGTCGGGTCCGCGACGACATCCGCGCCCGGGTCGAGGAACTCGTCGGGGGCCTCCAGCGGCGCTGA
- a CDS encoding aquaporin: protein MSLALARRASAEFAGTALLVAAVVGSGIAATRLSPGDAGLQLLENAIATALALGALILTFGPVSGAHLNPVVSAVDWWLGRRAGTGLPARDLAAYTVAQAGGAISGAVLADLMFGVPAAAWSRTERSGGNLWLAEVVATAGLVVLIFALARSGRTSAAPAAVGAYIGAAYWFTSSTSFANPAVTIGRAVTDTFAGIAPASVPGFVAAQLIGGLVAVAALAAWYPGSGQAGDAVVVPHRIKEIEAR from the coding sequence GTGAGCCTCGCCCTGGCCCGGCGGGCCTCGGCGGAGTTCGCCGGCACCGCCCTGCTGGTCGCGGCCGTGGTCGGCTCGGGGATCGCCGCCACCCGGCTCTCCCCCGGCGACGCCGGCCTCCAGCTCCTGGAGAACGCGATCGCCACAGCCCTGGCGCTGGGCGCGCTGATCCTCACCTTCGGCCCCGTGTCCGGCGCGCACCTCAACCCCGTCGTGTCCGCCGTCGACTGGTGGCTCGGCCGCCGCGCCGGCACCGGCCTGCCCGCCCGGGACCTGGCCGCCTACACCGTCGCGCAGGCCGGCGGCGCGATCAGCGGGGCGGTCCTGGCCGACCTGATGTTCGGAGTGCCCGCCGCGGCCTGGTCCCGCACCGAGCGGTCCGGGGGGAACCTGTGGCTGGCCGAGGTGGTCGCCACCGCGGGCCTGGTCGTCCTGATCTTCGCGCTGGCCCGTTCCGGCCGCACCTCCGCCGCCCCGGCGGCGGTGGGCGCCTACATCGGCGCCGCCTACTGGTTCACGTCCTCCACCTCGTTCGCCAACCCCGCCGTCACGATCGGTCGGGCCGTCACCGACACGTTCGCCGGCATCGCCCCCGCCTCGGTGCCCGGCTTCGTGGCCGCCCAGCTCATCGGCGGCCTGGTCGCCGTCGCCGCGCTCGCCGCCTGGTACCCCGGCTCCGGGCAGGCCGGCGACGCGGTGGTCGTGCCCCACCGGATCAAGGAGATCGAAGCCCGATGA
- a CDS encoding ArsR/SmtB family transcription factor — MSKQELPVVDVNAVACCSPIAASPMDPEQAAAVAPLFKALGDPVRLRLMSMIASVPEMCVCDLTPAFDLSGPTISHHLKVLREAGLVDSERRGTWVWYRVKPEAFRQLGALLDVSAAPAAGA, encoded by the coding sequence ATGTCGAAACAAGAGCTGCCGGTGGTGGATGTGAACGCGGTCGCCTGCTGCTCCCCGATCGCGGCCAGCCCCATGGACCCCGAGCAGGCGGCCGCCGTCGCGCCGCTGTTCAAGGCCCTCGGGGACCCGGTCCGGCTGCGGCTGATGTCGATGATCGCGTCGGTGCCGGAGATGTGCGTCTGCGACCTGACTCCGGCGTTCGACCTGTCCGGGCCGACCATCTCCCACCACCTCAAGGTGCTGCGGGAAGCCGGCCTGGTCGACTCGGAGCGGCGGGGCACGTGGGTCTGGTACCGCGTGAAGCCGGAAGCGTTCCGCCAGCTCGGCGCGCTGCTGGACGTCTCCGCCGCTCCGGCCGCCGGCGCGTGA
- a CDS encoding ArsI/CadI family heavy metal resistance metalloenzyme, with translation MSRVQLALRVSDLEGSVAFYAKLFGVEPAKRRPGYANFAVENPPLKLVLLEGAAGQPTVMDHLGVEVSDTAEVTAATRRLTDAGLVTLEENDTECCYALQDKVWVRGPGNEPWEVYTVKADSPQLEKATESACCTPAAEKEPATSAAASSCC, from the coding sequence ATGTCCCGTGTCCAGCTCGCCCTTCGCGTGTCCGACCTCGAAGGCTCCGTGGCCTTCTACGCGAAGCTGTTCGGTGTCGAGCCGGCCAAGCGCCGCCCCGGCTATGCCAACTTCGCCGTCGAGAACCCGCCGCTGAAGCTCGTGCTCCTCGAAGGTGCGGCCGGCCAGCCCACCGTCATGGACCACCTCGGCGTCGAGGTGTCCGACACCGCCGAGGTCACCGCCGCCACCCGGCGCCTCACCGACGCCGGCCTCGTCACGCTGGAGGAGAACGACACCGAGTGCTGCTACGCCCTCCAGGACAAGGTCTGGGTGCGCGGCCCCGGCAACGAACCCTGGGAGGTCTACACCGTCAAGGCCGACTCTCCCCAGCTGGAGAAGGCCACCGAGAGTGCCTGCTGCACCCCGGCCGCCGAGAAGGAGCCGGCCACCAGCGCGGCCGCGTCGAGCTGCTGCTGA
- a CDS encoding alcohol dehydrogenase catalytic domain-containing protein — MLLTEARFFGTGDVRLLRSEPAPLGPLEVAIAPLAVGVCGTDSHIVAGSFAAAPQVVLGHEVCGRITEVGAAVDGLTVGDLVTVEPHDYCTRCTYCRLGQEHLCDGKRGYGVKLDGGMTERMVVPARIAYRLPAGTPPWIGALTEPLACCLHGMDQLNPRSGLPILIFGAGPAGAMMVALAKARGLAPVVVLDPRADRRAAALRMGADAALDPASLDEAVALTDGLGFPHVIDAVGSGRILESAITVASRGGRILVFGVARPDDEARVRPNEIFARELTLVGAVINPYTHHRAVQMLPTLGLDRLRPAFYGLDQLPEALEAQRAGTADKVFVAPHGIPAAQA, encoded by the coding sequence GTGCTGCTGACTGAGGCCCGCTTCTTCGGCACCGGCGACGTCCGGTTGCTCCGGTCCGAGCCGGCGCCACTCGGCCCGCTGGAGGTGGCCATCGCACCGCTCGCGGTCGGCGTCTGCGGCACGGACAGCCACATCGTCGCCGGTAGTTTCGCCGCCGCGCCGCAGGTCGTGCTCGGCCACGAGGTGTGCGGCCGGATCACCGAGGTGGGTGCGGCGGTCGACGGCCTCACCGTGGGCGATCTGGTCACCGTCGAACCCCACGACTACTGCACCCGGTGCACGTACTGCCGCCTCGGCCAGGAGCACCTCTGCGACGGCAAGCGGGGGTACGGCGTGAAACTCGACGGCGGCATGACCGAGCGGATGGTGGTGCCGGCCCGGATCGCGTACCGGCTGCCGGCCGGCACGCCGCCGTGGATCGGGGCGCTGACCGAGCCGCTCGCCTGCTGCCTGCACGGCATGGACCAGCTCAACCCGCGCTCCGGGCTGCCGATCCTCATCTTCGGCGCCGGGCCGGCCGGGGCCATGATGGTGGCCCTCGCCAAGGCCCGCGGCCTCGCGCCGGTCGTGGTGCTGGACCCGCGCGCCGACCGGCGGGCGGCCGCCCTGCGCATGGGCGCCGACGCCGCCCTCGACCCGGCGTCGCTGGACGAGGCCGTGGCGCTGACCGACGGGCTCGGCTTCCCGCACGTGATCGACGCGGTCGGCTCCGGCCGGATCCTGGAGTCGGCCATCACCGTGGCGTCGCGGGGCGGCCGGATCCTCGTCTTCGGGGTGGCCCGGCCCGACGACGAGGCGCGGGTACGCCCCAACGAGATCTTCGCGCGGGAGCTCACGCTCGTCGGTGCGGTCATCAACCCGTACACCCATCACCGCGCGGTGCAGATGCTGCCGACCCTCGGCCTGGACCGCCTGCGGCCGGCGTTCTACGGCTTGGACCAGCTGCCGGAGGCCCTGGAGGCGCAGCGGGCGGGCACGGCCGACAAGGTGTTCGTCGCCCCGCACGGCATTCCCGCCGCACAGGCCTGA
- a CDS encoding GntR family transcriptional regulator translates to MTSSLQADTQRVGEVLYKTLRDRIISGELRPGSRLSVPALAEEFHVSRSPVRDAVIRLVQENLVAETMNRGAEVARISRAELVSLYEAREVLEGAVARLATEKYDGSLRRSLLALLTEHRTVAEQGDFARHIELDAAFHREIRQAAQSPVLARMLDSVQSRVLVAMRSTSLTGGMVQAVHDHQAIFEAIGSGDAEAAEEAARAHIRRLKELLRAAD, encoded by the coding sequence GTGACCAGCTCTCTTCAGGCCGACACCCAGCGCGTCGGTGAGGTGCTTTACAAGACGCTCCGCGACCGGATCATCTCCGGCGAGCTGCGGCCGGGCTCGCGGTTGAGCGTCCCGGCCCTCGCCGAGGAGTTCCACGTCAGCCGCAGCCCCGTCCGGGACGCGGTGATCCGCCTCGTGCAGGAGAACCTGGTCGCCGAGACGATGAACCGCGGCGCCGAGGTCGCCCGCATCTCCCGGGCGGAACTGGTGAGCCTCTACGAGGCGCGCGAGGTCCTGGAGGGAGCGGTGGCCCGGCTGGCGACGGAGAAGTACGACGGATCGCTGCGGCGCAGCCTGCTCGCGCTGCTCACCGAGCACCGCACCGTCGCGGAACAGGGCGACTTCGCCCGCCACATCGAGCTGGACGCGGCGTTCCACCGGGAGATCCGGCAGGCGGCGCAGAGCCCGGTGCTCGCCCGGATGCTCGACAGCGTCCAGAGCCGGGTTCTCGTGGCGATGCGCTCCACCAGCCTGACCGGTGGCATGGTGCAGGCCGTCCACGACCACCAGGCCATCTTCGAGGCCATCGGCTCCGGTGACGCGGAGGCCGCCGAGGAGGCCGCGCGGGCCCACATCCGACGACTGAAGGAGTTGCTGCGTGCTGCTGACTGA
- a CDS encoding 2-deoxy-5-keto-D-gluconate 6-phosphate aldolase domain-containing protein: MSLLILAVDQRPWLTQALYGHTTTALPAERAAVTDGKHMVLEGLLAALDAEPRLAAHAGILVDDQLGAGVPERARAHRVALSMPVERGGCDVYETEPADLPGFLAHFRPEFPKVLVRYNVEGSAADNREQRSRLAKVSQAVRDAGGRFLFELLVPPTPAQRSIPSDVFDNEVRPGLIHRAMAEIVEEVPVDVWKLEHLGAPEHYWTAADLAAQTGGECILLGANAPRATLDGWLADAGANGFTGFAIGRSIWWDSLRGLLAGDLTRPEAIAAVAANYRHFAGTFLQ; encoded by the coding sequence ATGAGCCTGTTGATCCTCGCCGTGGACCAGCGTCCCTGGCTCACCCAGGCCCTCTACGGGCACACCACCACCGCGCTGCCCGCCGAGCGCGCCGCGGTCACCGACGGCAAGCACATGGTCCTCGAAGGACTGCTCGCCGCCCTCGACGCCGAGCCGCGCCTGGCCGCGCACGCCGGCATCCTGGTCGACGACCAGCTCGGCGCGGGCGTGCCCGAGCGGGCCCGGGCCCACCGGGTGGCGCTGAGCATGCCGGTCGAGCGCGGCGGCTGCGACGTGTACGAGACCGAACCGGCCGACCTGCCGGGGTTCCTCGCCCACTTCCGTCCCGAGTTCCCCAAGGTGCTGGTCCGCTACAACGTCGAGGGTTCGGCGGCGGACAACCGTGAGCAGCGGTCGCGGTTGGCCAAGGTCTCGCAGGCGGTGCGCGATGCCGGCGGCCGGTTCCTCTTCGAGCTGCTGGTGCCGCCGACGCCGGCGCAGCGGAGCATCCCGAGCGACGTCTTCGACAACGAGGTGCGGCCGGGGCTCATCCACCGGGCGATGGCGGAGATCGTCGAGGAGGTGCCGGTCGATGTCTGGAAGCTGGAGCACCTCGGGGCGCCGGAGCACTACTGGACGGCCGCCGACCTCGCCGCCCAGACCGGCGGCGAGTGCATCCTGCTGGGCGCGAACGCCCCGCGGGCCACACTCGACGGTTGGCTCGCCGACGCCGGGGCCAACGGGTTCACGGGCTTCGCCATCGGTCGTAGCATCTGGTGGGACTCGCTCCGCGGACTTCTGGCCGGCGACCTGACGCGGCCCGAGGCGATCGCGGCGGTCGCTGCCAACTACCGCCACTTCGCAGGGACGTTCCTCCAGTGA
- a CDS encoding alcohol dehydrogenase catalytic domain-containing protein, with protein sequence MRARFQGNGEITFEKVTLGDVAEGDVRLRVDVCALCGSDKRLLQSGSTVVPGHEIGGTVVGGALPEGTRGIVYIPVFCGTCVRCAAGRTNQCLHLSQLVGWQRDGGFAEHVDVPARCVLPVPDDIPLSVAVLGLDTVGTAAHALRLALRTQDSVDRALVVGAGPLGLGVVAVARAMGIAVDAFDPNPARLDAAAALGATPAGDLSAENLYDMVVEVSGANAARETAQRVVRPGGTVVALGESNEPYTMPATPRWRRTDCYTVRSFYFPVNEVEANWDLLRVMGASLRDLIVKPLTLPELPEAFARFVAGDYVKPCIVSADAHSVSEVTR encoded by the coding sequence ATGCGGGCCCGCTTCCAGGGCAATGGGGAGATCACCTTTGAGAAGGTCACGCTCGGCGACGTCGCCGAGGGCGACGTGCGCCTGCGGGTCGACGTCTGCGCGCTCTGCGGGTCGGACAAGCGGCTGTTGCAGAGCGGGTCGACCGTCGTGCCGGGGCACGAGATCGGGGGCACGGTCGTCGGCGGCGCGCTGCCCGAGGGTACGCGCGGCATCGTCTACATCCCGGTCTTCTGCGGCACGTGTGTGCGCTGCGCCGCCGGCCGCACGAACCAGTGCCTGCACCTGTCGCAGCTCGTCGGCTGGCAGCGGGACGGCGGTTTCGCCGAGCACGTGGACGTCCCGGCGCGGTGCGTCCTGCCGGTGCCGGACGACATCCCGCTGTCGGTCGCGGTCCTCGGGCTCGACACGGTCGGCACCGCCGCGCACGCCCTGCGGCTGGCCCTGCGTACCCAGGACTCGGTGGACCGCGCGCTGGTCGTCGGCGCCGGGCCGCTCGGCCTCGGTGTCGTCGCCGTCGCCCGGGCCATGGGGATCGCCGTGGACGCCTTCGACCCCAATCCCGCCCGCCTCGACGCCGCGGCGGCGCTCGGCGCGACGCCGGCCGGTGACCTGTCCGCCGAAAACCTCTACGACATGGTCGTCGAGGTCAGCGGCGCGAACGCGGCCCGGGAGACGGCACAGCGGGTGGTCCGGCCCGGCGGCACCGTCGTCGCACTCGGCGAGTCGAACGAGCCGTACACCATGCCCGCCACGCCGCGCTGGCGGCGGACCGACTGCTACACCGTCCGGTCCTTCTATTTCCCAGTGAACGAGGTCGAGGCGAACTGGGACCTGCTGCGCGTCATGGGCGCGTCTCTGCGCGACCTGATCGTCAAGCCCCTCACCCTGCCCGAGCTGCCCGAGGCGTTCGCCCGCTTCGTGGCCGGCGACTACGTCAAGCCCTGCATCGTGTCGGCGGACGCCCATTCCGTGTCGGAGGTAACCCGATGA
- a CDS encoding carbohydrate ABC transporter permease produces MTKRLGGVYAAYLVFAVVFFGPVLFMLWSSLRNNVDITGSLFDIGSPLTLENFTNLFERFAFGRYIANSFIVAGGSTILGLVLGAPAAYVIVRRKLAALGFVTLLARMAPGVLFVLPLFVLSIRVGGPDSVALNYTLLIVAHLIITLPLCIWLLVPFFEEIPISIEESTLIDGANAWQRFRRIALPLALPGLSVALTLSFIFSWNYFLFALALANERTLPLTVIAFNFIGQGSNDFGGLMAASTLISAPALLLTVFAQRWLVRGITGGAVK; encoded by the coding sequence ATGACCAAGCGACTCGGCGGCGTCTATGCCGCGTATCTCGTCTTCGCGGTCGTCTTCTTCGGCCCGGTGCTCTTCATGCTCTGGTCGTCGCTGCGCAACAACGTCGACATCACCGGCTCGCTGTTCGACATCGGGTCGCCGCTGACGCTGGAGAACTTCACCAACCTCTTCGAGCGCTTCGCGTTCGGCCGCTACATCGCCAACAGCTTCATCGTGGCCGGCGGCTCGACCATCCTCGGGCTCGTCCTCGGCGCGCCCGCCGCGTACGTGATCGTGCGCCGCAAGCTGGCCGCGCTGGGCTTCGTCACGCTGCTGGCCCGCATGGCCCCCGGCGTGCTGTTCGTGCTGCCGCTGTTCGTGCTCTCGATCCGCGTCGGCGGCCCGGACAGCGTCGCGCTCAACTACACGCTGCTGATCGTCGCGCACCTCATCATCACGCTGCCGCTGTGCATCTGGCTGCTGGTGCCGTTCTTCGAGGAGATCCCGATCAGCATCGAGGAGTCGACGCTGATCGACGGCGCGAACGCCTGGCAGCGGTTCCGCCGGATCGCCCTGCCGCTGGCCCTGCCCGGGCTGTCGGTGGCGCTGACGCTCAGCTTCATCTTCAGCTGGAACTACTTCCTGTTCGCGCTGGCCCTGGCGAACGAGCGGACGCTGCCGCTGACCGTCATCGCGTTCAACTTCATCGGCCAGGGTTCCAACGACTTCGGCGGTCTGATGGCCGCGAGCACGCTCATCTCCGCGCCCGCCCTGCTGCTGACGGTCTTCGCGCAGCGCTGGCTGGTGCGCGGCATCACCGGAGGAGCCGTCAAGTGA
- a CDS encoding carbohydrate ABC transporter permease, producing MSDLMTKRPAASGSATADPEAEAPPRRRRRVDPTARGVWPFALPAVLVTAVLVLVPVAYTIWLSVSDRQSDGTNAGFLGFANYAEMFGNPEFWNSLKITLFLFVVCLLVETVLGLALGYVMSLDVPGRRIFQGMMLVPAITASVAVGLVWLLIMDPSLGAANQILTKVGIDPVVWLGDPDIAPWSIALVDIWQWTPFMALIISAGIRSLPEEPFEAAAIDGASGWRTAWNIGLPLLRPVLTVAMLLRTVDLVRFFDTIYIMTQGGPVNSTNTLNVYGYNAGFVDHEPSYAAALQIALLVLVIGIAGAFTWFRQRAAR from the coding sequence ATGAGCGACCTGATGACGAAGCGGCCCGCCGCCTCCGGATCCGCCACGGCGGATCCGGAGGCGGAGGCGCCGCCCCGGCGTCGCCGCCGGGTCGACCCGACCGCCCGGGGCGTGTGGCCGTTCGCGCTGCCGGCCGTGCTGGTCACGGCCGTGCTCGTGCTGGTGCCGGTGGCGTACACGATCTGGCTCTCGGTCAGCGACCGGCAGTCCGACGGGACGAACGCGGGTTTCCTCGGGTTCGCCAACTACGCCGAGATGTTCGGCAACCCGGAGTTCTGGAACTCGCTGAAGATCACGCTGTTCCTCTTCGTGGTCTGCCTGCTGGTGGAGACCGTCCTCGGTCTGGCCCTCGGGTACGTGATGAGCCTCGACGTGCCCGGCCGGCGGATCTTCCAGGGCATGATGCTGGTCCCGGCGATCACGGCGTCGGTGGCGGTCGGCCTGGTGTGGCTGCTGATCATGGACCCGTCGCTCGGCGCCGCCAACCAGATCCTCACCAAGGTCGGCATCGATCCGGTGGTGTGGCTCGGCGACCCGGACATCGCGCCCTGGTCCATCGCCCTGGTCGACATCTGGCAGTGGACCCCGTTCATGGCCCTGATCATCTCGGCCGGGATCCGGTCGCTGCCCGAGGAGCCGTTCGAGGCCGCTGCGATCGACGGCGCGAGCGGTTGGCGCACGGCCTGGAACATCGGCCTGCCGCTCCTGCGCCCGGTGCTCACCGTCGCGATGCTGCTGCGCACCGTCGACCTCGTGCGCTTCTTCGACACGATCTACATCATGACCCAGGGGGGTCCGGTGAACTCCACGAACACCCTCAACGTGTACGGCTACAACGCCGGCTTCGTCGACCACGAGCCGAGCTACGCGGCGGCCCTCCAGATCGCCCTGCTCGTGCTGGTGATCGGGATCGCGGGTGCGTTCACCTGGTTCCGGCAGCGGGCCGCGCGATGA
- a CDS encoding ABC transporter substrate-binding protein: protein MRHRFLSAGFALALVGGLAAGCGGGDSGGSANEISLVMSNHPWQKAIEPLLPEFEKASGVKVKVQTFAEQQARDKISLTLQSRSSSMDVFMTLPSREGLQFSKAGYYAPLDDYLSKSAAYDAADFPAAVKTGMTIQDKMIAAPVNVEGVVLYYRTDLFEKYGITPPKTLDELPTVAAAIKQKSGGKVTPIALRGLSAALPFTFGPFLHSQGVEWTKPDGTPNFDTPGAVDAINRYATLAKDYGPPGVVNNTFTQSSALFAAGNAAMELESSNEISSINDPKTSKVVGKIGVLDFPAGSAGSKSTVLNWGIAMSSYSKHKDAAWKFIEWATGKATQLKLTEGGIAPPRTSVAQDKAYTDTLNTDTLKQWSQALANVQTNGSTEVGPVGVSAPEMRKVVGDAVGKVILGQADAEAAAKEIQDGLTPLLAKNAG, encoded by the coding sequence ATGCGACACAGGTTCTTGAGCGCCGGGTTCGCCCTCGCCCTCGTCGGCGGGCTCGCCGCCGGCTGCGGCGGTGGCGACTCGGGCGGCAGCGCCAACGAGATCTCCCTCGTCATGTCCAACCACCCGTGGCAGAAGGCCATCGAGCCGCTGCTCCCTGAGTTCGAGAAGGCCTCGGGCGTCAAGGTGAAGGTGCAGACCTTCGCCGAGCAGCAGGCCCGCGACAAGATCTCGCTGACCCTCCAGTCGCGCAGCTCGTCGATGGACGTCTTCATGACGCTGCCGTCGCGCGAGGGCCTCCAGTTCAGCAAGGCCGGCTACTACGCGCCGCTGGACGACTACCTGAGCAAGTCCGCCGCGTACGACGCCGCCGACTTCCCGGCCGCGGTCAAGACGGGCATGACGATCCAGGACAAGATGATCGCCGCCCCGGTGAACGTCGAGGGTGTCGTCCTCTACTACCGCACGGACCTGTTCGAGAAGTACGGCATCACGCCGCCGAAGACCCTCGACGAGCTGCCCACGGTCGCCGCCGCGATCAAGCAGAAGTCCGGTGGCAAGGTCACCCCGATCGCGCTGCGCGGGCTGTCCGCCGCCCTGCCGTTCACCTTCGGTCCGTTCCTGCACTCCCAGGGCGTGGAGTGGACCAAGCCGGACGGCACCCCGAACTTCGACACGCCGGGCGCCGTCGACGCGATCAACCGGTACGCGACCCTCGCCAAGGACTACGGCCCGCCCGGCGTCGTCAACAACACCTTCACCCAGTCCTCCGCGCTCTTCGCGGCCGGCAACGCGGCCATGGAGCTGGAGTCCAGCAACGAGATCAGCAGCATCAACGACCCGAAGACCTCGAAGGTGGTCGGCAAGATCGGCGTCCTGGACTTCCCGGCCGGCTCGGCGGGCTCGAAGTCGACGGTCCTGAACTGGGGCATCGCCATGTCCTCCTACTCGAAGCACAAGGACGCGGCCTGGAAGTTCATCGAGTGGGCGACCGGCAAGGCCACCCAGCTCAAGCTGACCGAGGGTGGCATCGCGCCGCCGCGCACCTCGGTGGCGCAGGACAAGGCGTACACCGACACGTTGAACACCGACACGCTGAAGCAGTGGAGCCAGGCGCTCGCCAACGTGCAGACCAACGGCTCCACCGAGGTCGGTCCGGTCGGCGTCTCCGCCCCCGAGATGCGCAAGGTCGTCGGGGACGCGGTCGGCAAGGTGATCCTCGGCCAGGCGGACGCCGAGGCCGCGGCCAAGGAGATCCAGGACGGCCTGACCCCGCTGCTGGCGAAGAACGCCGGATAA